The Gloeobacter morelensis MG652769 genome contains the following window.
GCCGCTAGATCGAGATCGCCGTCGCTGTCGAAGTCTCCCACGCTGATGGATACAGGCGCGGAGCCGACCGCAAAATCGCCGGCCGACGCAAAGGTGCCGTCGCCGTTACCCAAAAGCACCGAAACCGTATTGGCTTCTTGATTGGCAGCAGCTAGATCGAGATCGCCATCGTCGTCGAGATCGCCCACGGCGACGGCTTTGGTTCTTTGGGCTGCAGCAAAGCTGCGGAAGGCGGCGAAGGTGCCGTCGCCGTTGTTCAACAGTACCGAGATGTTGTTGGAGTAGACGTTGGCGGTGGCCAGATCCAGATCGCCGTCGCTGTCTAGATCGCCTACTTCCACAGAACTCGGCCCGCTGCCGGTCCTGAATTTGACCGCGGCGGCGAAATTGCCGCTACCGTCGCCTGCAAGCACCGAAACATCGTTGGTGGCGACATTGGCGCTGACGAGATCGAGATCTCCATCACCGTCAAAATCGCCCGCAGCCACAGAGAGCGGCGCGTAGCCGGCGGCGAAGTCGCGGCGCTCGGCAAAGGTGCCGCTGCCGTTGTTCAACAGCACCGACACGTCGTTGGAGTCGCGGTTGGCCGTCACTAAATCGACATCGCCGTCGCTATCGAGGTCGCCGGAGGCGACTGCGTAGGGACGGAGGCCCACCGTAAAACCGCGAGCGTCGGAGAAGGCAACCTGAGCCTGGACCGGGACGATCGGCAGCGATACACTCGCCGACAGACCGAGCCCCACCAGCCACGGCGTCAGTGGCACGAATTTAACGGCAGCGGGTTTGCGGAACCCGCTCAACAAACTTGCAGCAAAATTCATCAAAGCCTCCTGGAAGGATTGTGTCACACGATACAGCCAACAGTCGGAGCATCCCGCGCGTCCGGCGCAAACGGACACGATTTTTCTATGACCGAGTCGAGCGCGACTGCCTAGGGATGCGCAGTGGCTCATCTAGTCGGGGCAATTCTGCAACAATGCGTTACAGCAGTGAACCGCGGCGCAAACCCCCGCAAGTACCGTAGTACCAATCGGGAATTGTGCTCACTTCCGTAAGGCAGATGCGGCGATGCGGATACCCCACCGTCAGGGCTTCTTGTTCTTTAATTTGAGCTTAGTGTTTTCATCATCTGGGCTTTACGTGGCGCCGGTAAGTTTTTGAGGGCCGAATGGCAGCCGCGCCAGGGTCGTAGGATGGGCCTGCCCGCTATGCGGCTCGAATCTATTTTTTTGAGGGTGGGAAATGCGCAAATTGACTCTAGGATTGGCCCTGGGGATGCTTCTCAGCGGCGGGATAGCCCTGGCTGCAGCCAGCGGCGTGCTGCCTGTGGCCGCAGCGCCGGCGGTGGGCGGCTTCAAGCCCCTGGCGCGCTACAACGTCAGCGGTTCGATAGCTGAAATTATCTCCGCGAGCCCGGATGGCAAGTTGTTGGCCTACACCGATGCTGGCGAGCAAGTGGTGGGCTTTATCGACATCAAGAATCCGGCGGTACCGGTGGAAGCGGGCAGTGTGGACGTGTCGAGCTTTGGCGAGCCGACTTCGGTAACGATCACCCCGAACGGCCGGTACGCCCTCGCGGCGATCAAAGACGACGAGGAAGACATCGCCGCTCAAAAGCCGGGGGTGCTGCTGTTTATCGATCTGGCGAGCCTCACGGTCGTGGGGCAGGTAAATTTGTTGGGCATCGGCCCGGACAGCATCGCGCTCACCCCCGACAGCGCCAAGGCACTCATTGCCATCGAGGATGAGGAGGACACCGAGAACCTGCCCGGCAGCCGCCCCGGTTCGGTCAATATCGTCAAGCTCGACTACGACACCCCTGCCAACTCCGTGGTCACCAACGTACCCATCGACCTCGCCTCGGTCCCCGGTGCCAATTTTGTCAGCGACCCGCAGCCGGAATTTGTGGCCGTCTCTCCGGACGGCAAGACGGCGGCGGTGAGCGTGCAGGAGAACAACGTTCTATCGCTTATCGACATCGAGAGCGCCACGGTCGTGCGCAGTTTCTCGCTGGGGACCTCGAAGCACCGGGCGGCGGATCTGATCGAAGATGACGACATCAAGTTCGTACAGCCTTTTGAGGGGCGGCGCGAACCGGATGCGGTCGCCTTTACCCCCGACGGCAGGGCCCTGGTCATCGCCAACGAAGGGGATACTGAGGGCAGCGATTCGGGCGGACGCGGCTTCAGCGTTGTGGACCTGGAGGGCAAGATTCTTTACGACGCCGGTTCGAGCCTGGAAGCGCGGGCGGTGCTTTTGGGCCACTACCCCGATTCGCGCTCCGAGAACAAAGGTATCGAGATGGAGGGGGGCACCCTCGCCACCTTTAGCGGCACGCCCTTCGC
Protein-coding sequences here:
- a CDS encoding FG-GAP-like repeat-containing protein: MNFAASLLSGFRKPAAVKFVPLTPWLVGLGLSASVSLPIVPVQAQVAFSDARGFTVGLRPYAVASGDLDSDGDVDLVTANRDSNDVSVLLNNGSGTFAERRDFAAGYAPLSVAAGDFDGDGDLDLVSANVATNDVSVLAGDGSGNFAAAVKFRTGSGPSSVEVGDLDSDGDLDLATANVYSNNISVLLNNGDGTFAAFRSFAAAQRTKAVAVGDLDDDGDLDLAAANQEANTVSVLLGNGDGTFASAGDFAVGSAPVSISVGDFDSDGDLDLAAANDLSEDVSVLINQGDGSFGPPRNLFVRNGSYAVTAGDLDGDGDLDLAAANNVYVSTLLNNGDGTFTAALNFRAGETAPFDVTIGDLDGDGDLDLAAAVFNASTVAVLLNTTAIGVPVAVEGLSPRRGPVGTQVSLTGSGLAAATAVTFQDGVTASFTVVSDSELLVTVPAAARSGRVSVSTPTGSAASRNRFRVTP
- a CDS encoding esterase-like activity of phytase family protein, whose product is MRKLTLGLALGMLLSGGIALAAASGVLPVAAAPAVGGFKPLARYNVSGSIAEIISASPDGKLLAYTDAGEQVVGFIDIKNPAVPVEAGSVDVSSFGEPTSVTITPNGRYALAAIKDDEEDIAAQKPGVLLFIDLASLTVVGQVNLLGIGPDSIALTPDSAKALIAIEDEEDTENLPGSRPGSVNIVKLDYDTPANSVVTNVPIDLASVPGANFVSDPQPEFVAVSPDGKTAAVSVQENNVLSLIDIESATVVRSFSLGTSKHRAADLIEDDDIKFVQPFEGRREPDAVAFTPDGRALVIANEGDTEGSDSGGRGFSVVDLEGKILYDAGSSLEARAVLLGHYPDSRSENKGIEMEGGTLATFSGTPFAFLASERGSFLAVYDLTNPRAPRFVQLLPTGISPEGVLAIPSRGLVLTANEEDGTVDIFEAVPGRYVPPVTQPTVRSGELSLPWSALSGLDNGPDNALYAVPDRAFQPSRLFTIRLQGSRALVEAALPITKDGAPANYDLEGIAVAPEGGFWLASEGEEANNPPNLLIRTDARGAVQEEITLPGEIAARVGDNGFEGVAVSPSGRKVYTVIQRELEGDVGFVRVGAYDRDTASWAFYNYPLDTPPEDGWVGLSEITALGDESFAVIERDNQGAGNATVKRIYSFSLKGLAPGATVSKQLRVDLLTQFGFDLEKIEGTALKRGNLWVVNDNDGAGETRLLNIGKLP